The stretch of DNA TCCCGGTTTACGGCCCTGCGGCAATTGATATTCCAGGTCGTACGCATGCCGTGATGGAGGGTGACAAGATCGAAGTTGCTGCACCACGTATTAGCCTTGAGGTTTACGAAGTGCCTGGTCATACTTTGAGTCACATTGCTTACTTTGCGAACATGCAGGCCAATGTAGTTGAGCCTATGCTGTTCTGTGGCGACACCTTATTTGCGTCTGGTTGCGGTCGTTTGTTTGAGGGCACTCCAACCCAGATGAGCCAGTCTCTCGCGAAGTTCATCGCCTTACCCAAAAACACTCTGGTGTATTGCACACATGAATACACCTTATCCAATATTCGCTTTGCGCTGGCGGTTGAGCCTAACAATTCCAACCTGATTACTTGGGCGGAAACGGCTAAAGCTCTGCGCGATCAACGGCTACCAACATTACCAACGACCATTGGGCAAGAATTGCAAGTCAATCCATTCATGCGCTGTGATCAACAGGCGGTCATCGATGCGGCCCTTGAGGTCTCGGGTGAAAAATCTCTACCCACGCCTGCTCATGTATTGGCGGTAATTCGGGCATGGAAGGATCGGTTCTGATGTTGTGGCGCTATGCGGCGATATTGCTGATCTCGGTACTAACAGGTTGCGCTAGTACTGGAGATTGGTCCTCGGATGTGCCGACACGTCAGGATCCGCGCGCCTCTAACGCGAAGCGGGTAAACCTAAAAGATCAATCTGTCAGCGATCTGTACGCACCATCGAGCAACCTCTGGATTCGGATTCGAGATGGTTTCGAGATGGAGCCCATGAACACGCCGCTGGAGATCGAGCAAGTACGTTGGCTTAGCGCACGCCCAGACTATGTTCAACGCTCAATGGCTCGCTCATCACGTTATCTGTTTTATATCGTGCAAGAGGTCAATGCACGCAAGATGCCAACCGAGATCGCTTTGCTTCCGTTTGTCGAAAGCGCATTTGTGACGCACGCCAAATCCAGCGCAAAGGCCATGGGCTTGTGGCAATTTATGCCTGCAACCGGTAAAGATTTTCGGCTAACGCAAAACGTCTTTAGGGATGAACGTAGAGATGTCTTGCAATCTACTGATGCTGCTTTGGATTACTTGCAACGTTTACATAAGCAGTTTGGCAGTTGGGATCTCGCCTTAGCTGCGTATAACTGGGGTGCAGGTAATGTCTCAAAAGCGCAAAAACGCAATCTTGCTGCTGGACTCCCTACCGATTACCTAAGTCTCAAGATGCCCAATGAGACTCGCAACTATGTTCCAAAGTTAATGGCCTACCGGCAGATTGTTTTGGATCCCAAAGCCTATGGCATTGTTCTGCCAGATTTAGAAAACCATCCTTATTTCGTTGCCGTGGATGTCGGGTCTGATATTGATGTGGCTCTAGTAATTCAGTTAAGCGAAATACCAGAGAGCGAGTTTCATAGTTTGAATCCTTCTTTTAATAAGCCGGTCATCTTGAGTAATGCTAATCAGCAAATCTTGCTACCGTTTGGGCATGCCGAGGTGTTTCAAGAAAATCTCAAGAAGTACACTAAGCCACTATCTTCTTGGACTGCAGTACAGGTAAGTAAGACAGAATCAGTCGACCAGGCTGCAAAAACACTGGGTGTTGATGCCGAAACCTTAAGAGCGGTCAATGGCATACCTAAAGGTATGAGAATTCGGGCAGGTTCAACGGTTTTAGTACCCAAAACTAACCATCGCCCTGGGGATATCTCGGTAGCATTGGCAGAAAATGGCAGTCTGAATTTGCTTAAGTCAGCACCGTCAACGCCTAAAAATTGTGCAAAAGGGGCTAAGTGCCCGGTGGTAAAGACTGGAAAAGCTGCCACTAAGGGTAATTCTTCTGCAAATAATGCTGCAAATCAGCATAAATCCGCATCGACAGGGCTTGCAAAATCTGCGAAAAATGGATCTTCGAATACAACTAGCTCGACTCCCAAGGCTTCAACTAGTAAGGGAGCTAGCAAGATTCAGTAAACCCAGACACATTAATTTACTTATTTAGGTTGACCATGTCTTATAAATCAGAACACGAACGTTCCATTAAAGACCCAGATGGATTCTGGGGAGAGCAGGCAAAACTCATTCATTGGGAAAAACCGTTTAATAAGGTTCTGGATTATGCAAACCCCCCGTTTGCAAAATGGTTTGAGGGTGGATTAACTAATCTCTGCTACAACGCAGTTGATCGTCACCTCAAAGATCGTGCTGATCAGATTGCTCTAGTCGCTGTTTCAACAGAAACGAATCTAGAAAAAGCATACACATTCAAAGAGCTTTACGAAGAAGTTAATCGTATTGCAGCCATCTACAAAGCGAACGGTGTTCAAAAGGGCGATCGCGTCCTGATGTATATGCCGATGATTGCTGAGGCCTGTTTCGCTATGCTCGCTTGTGCACGCATTGGTGCCATTCACTCTGTAGTGTTTGGTGGCTTTGCATCGCATAGCCTGGCATCACGTATCGATGATGCAAAACCGAAAATGATTGTGACTGCAGAGGCGGGCGCGCGAGGTGGTAAAGCGGTTCCTTACAAGCCTTTACTCGATGAAGCAATCAAGCTCGCAAGCTACAAGCCCGAGAAAGTCCTGATTATGAATCGTGGCCTCACTGAGTTCACCACAGTGGCTGGTCGCGATTTGGATTACGTAACTGAGCGCCAAAAGCACCTCAATGATTTAGTACCGATTGAGTGGGTGGATGCAACCCATACTTCCTATATTTTGTATACCTCTGGTACTACTGGTAAACCTAAAGGCGTGCAACGTGACACCGGTGGTTATGCAGTCGCCTTGGCCTCCACCATGAAGCACATCTTCTGTGGTAACCCGGGTGAGACCATGTTCTGTACATCAGATATTGGTTGGGTAGTGGGTCATAGCTACATCATTTACGCACCATTGATCAACGGCATGGCAACCATTCTTTACGAAGGCACGCCCTTGCGTCCTGATGCAGGTATTTGGTGGGAACTGGTTGAGAAGTACAAAGTATCAGTCATGTTCTCTGCACCAACTGCAGTTCGTGTTCTCAAGAAACAAGATCCTGCCTTCTTAACTAAATACGATCTCTCGAGCTTGCGTGCTTTGTTCTTGGCAGGCGAGCCTTTGGATGAGCCAACGGCAACCTGGATTCATGATGCGATTAAGAAGCCGATCGTGGATAACTATTGGCAGACGGAAACTGGTTGGCCGATGTTGGCAATTCAGCGTGGGGTAGAAGTGATGCCACACAAGTTTGGCTCACCTGGTGTCCCATCATTTGGTTACAACATGAAGTTATTAGATGATGCGACTTCGGAAGAGTTAGGCCCAGATCGAAAGGGCGTTATTGCGATTGAAGGTCCTTTGCCTCCAGGCTGCATGCAAACTGTCTGGGGTGATGACAAACGTTTTGTGAGTACTTATTGGGAAACTATCCCCGGTAAGATGATTTACTCTACTTTTGACTGGGGTATCAAAGATGCGGATGGCTACTTTTTTATCTTAGGCCGAACTGATGACGTGATAAACGTTGCCGGTCATCGCTTAGGCACCCGTGAAATTGAAGAGAGCATCTCTAGCCACCCAAATATCTCAGAAGTGGCAGTAGTGGGTATTGAGGACAAGTTAAAGGGTCAGGCTGCGATTGCCTTTGTGATTCCAAAGGATGCCTCTAATACAGCCACTCTTGAAGCGGAGTGCATGAAGACTGTAGACACCACTCTAGGGGCGATTGCTCGTCCTGGTCGGGTTTATGTAGTCACAGCCTTGCCCAAGACCCGCTCAGGCAAGATCGTCCGCCGTGCTCTCCAAGCTGTAGCTGAAGGGCGCGATCCTGGTGACATCAGCACGATGGAAGATCAAACTGTTTTGGCCCAAATTAAGACCATCATCGAGCAAAGCGCCAAGTCTTAAACCTAGCTTGGCAGCATCAAAATAAGCCCCTTTGTTATGTGACTCAGGGGCTTATTAGCTTGCAAGCCCAATTGGCTGGGAATCCAAGGGTTTATAAGCAAAACTGGTATGATTGACCGGTTCAAAACTTAATAAATTACCCTAGCGCTTAAAGACACTCACCTCCCGCACAAACAGTCCTGGGTTGGTCTTTTTGGGGTGTTGAGCGTCGGATGGAGCAGGGACTGGAGATGGTTTGTCACCCTTGCTTCCTTCTTTTCCTCCCGCCGTGTTGGCCTTAGCCGACGGCACTCTATTTCCCGGCCTTAGTATTGGTTGCCCTGGCGAAACTACCGGCGAAGTTGTTTTCAATACTGCACTTACTGGTTATCAAGAGATCATTACTGATCCTAGTTACTCGCGCCAAATTGTTACCTTGACTTACCCACATATCGGAAACGTTGGGGTAAACGGTCAAGATGCTGAGTCAGATCAGATTCATGCGGCTGGCTTAGTTGTCAAAGACCTTTCTAAGCGTGTCTCGAATTTCCGCTCTGAAGAAACTCTGGATAGCTACCTCATCAAGGCGGGGGTAGTTGGTATTTCCGGTATTGATACCCGTAAGCTCACTCGCATCCTACGCGATAAGGGCGCTCAGTCTGGCGCCATTGTTGCTGGCAAGATGGGTGATGACGCAGAGGTTCTTGGTAAGAAAGCCTTGGAGCTAGCTAAAGCTTTTCCAGGCATGGCTGGTCTAGATCTAGCCAAAGTCGTGACAACAAAATCCCTATATCAATGGCGCGAAGCTGAGTGGGATCTGCATGGTCCTGACGGCAAACCTGCATATCGATCTTTAGATACTCGTAAGCCAATCAAAAAAGTAGTTGCCTATGATTTTGGTGTGAAGCGCAATATTTTGCGCATGCTTACTGAGCGTGGCTGCGAGCTAACCATCGTTCCTGCCCAAACTAGCGCCGCCGAAGTCTTGGCAATGAACCCAGATGGTGTGTTCTTCTCAAATGGCCCTGGAGACCCCGGCCCTTGTGATTATGCGATTGCTGCTGCAAAAGAAATTATTGAAAAGGGTGTTCCAACATTCGGTATTTGCTTGGGCCACCAAATTATGGGCTTGGCTGCTGGCGCTAAAACCTTGAAGATGAAATTTGGCCACCATGGTGCGAATCACCCTGTAAAGGATTTGGATACTGGGCGCGTAGCAATTACTTCTCAGAATCATGGTTTTGCAGTTGATGCAAATACTTTGCCTGACAACATTCGTGTGACGCATGTGTCTTTATTTGATGGTTCACTGCAAGGTCTAGCTTGGAAAGACAAGCCTGCTTTGTGTTTTCAAGGCCATCCTGAGGCCTCACCGGGTCCTCACGATATTGCTTATTTATTTGATCGTTTTGTGGAGCTCATGAATGCTGCCGCTGTTAGTAATAAGGGGGGCAAATAATGCCTAAGCGTAGCGACATTAAGAGCATCCTGATTATTGGCGCTGGTCCAATAGTGATTGGACAGGCTTGTGAGTTTGACTATTCTGGTGCACAAGCTTGTAAAGCTTTGCGTGATGAAGGTTACAAAGTCATTCTGGTAAACAGTAATCCTGCCACCATCATGACTGACCCAGAGATGGCCGATGTGACTTATATCGAGCCGATTACTTGGGAAGTGGTCGAGCGCATTATTGCGACTGAGAAACCTGATGCTATTTTGCCAACGATGGGTGGTCAAACTGCCTTGAACTGTGCACTCGATTTACATCGCCATGGCGTCCTTGAGAAATACGGTTGCGAATTGATTGGCGCTTCACCAGAAGCAATTGACAAAGCAGAAGACCGTCAAAAGTTTAAAGATGCAATGACCAAGATTGGTCTGGGCTCTGCGAAGTCTGGCATTGCACACTCTATGGATGAAGCGCATGAAGTGCAGCAACGCATTCAGAAAGAGACTGACAGTTTAGGCTTTCCGGTAGTCATCCGTCCCTCATTTACGATGGGTGGATCAGGCGGTGGTATTGCTTACAACCGTGAAGAGTTTGAAGAGATTTGTAAACGCGGTTTAGATTTATCGCCAACCCGAGAACTCCTCATTGAAGAGTCTCTCTTGGGTTGGAAAGAGTTCGAGATGGAAGTAGTGCGTGACCGCGCTGATAACTGCATCATCGTTTGCTCAATCGAAAACTTAGACCCGATGGGTGTGCATACCGGCGACTCGATCACCGTTGCCCCTGCGCAAACCTTGACAGATAAAGAGTATCAAATTTTGCGCAATGCTTCGATTGCGGTCTTGCGTGAGATTGGTGTGGATACTGGTGGTTCAAACGTGCAGTTCTCGATTAATCCAGTTGATGGTCGCATGATCGTCATTGAGATGAACCCACGTGTGTCACGTTCATCTGCCTTGGCGTCTAAAGCAACCGGTTTCCCGATTGCCAAGATAGCTGCGAAGCTGGCAGTGGGTTACACCTTAGATGAGTTGAAGAATGACATCACCGGTGGCGCTACGCCAGCATCCTTTGAGCCATCAATCGATTACGTAGTTACGAAGATTCCCCGTTTTGCGTTTGAGAAATTTCCACAAGCAGATTCTCGTTTAACCACGCAGATGAAGTCCGTAGGTGAAGTGATGGCCATTGGTCGTACATTCCAAGAATCTTTCCAAAAAGCATTGCGCGGTTTAGAGGTTGGTGTTGATGGTCTCGATGAAGTTTCTACAGACTTAGATGACATCATTCAAGAAATCGGTGAGCCAGGACCAGACCGGATTTGGTATCTGGCGGACGCGTTCCGTATGGGCATGGGCTTGGATGAGGTTTACAACGAGACTAAGGTGGACCCTTGGTTCTTGGAACAAATCGAAGAACTCATCACTATGGAGACTGAGCTAAAGCAGCGTAAGCTCGATAGCTTATCAGCACCAGAGTTGCGTTTTATTAAGCAAAAAGGTTTCTCAGATCGTCGCTTAGCAAAATTATTAAATGTAGACGCCTCTTCTGTTCGTGCTGCACGTCATCGTCTCAAAGTGGTGCCGGTCTATAAACGAGTAGATACCTGTGCCGCGGAGTTCTCTACGAATACGGCTTATCTGTATTCCACTTACGAAGCTGAGCATGGTGAGTGCGAATCTCAGCCAAGTATTAAAGACAAGATCATGGTTTTGGGCGGCGGTCCTAACCGTATCGGTCAAGGTATTGAGTTTGACTATTGCTGCGTTCATGCAGCCTTGGCAATGCGCGAAGATGGTTATGAAACCATCATGGTGAACTGCAACCCAGAAACAGTTTCTACTGACTACGATACTTCTGATCGCTTGTACTTCGAGCCTTTGACTCTAGAAGATGTTCTAGAGATCGTGGCAATTGAAAAGCCAAAAGGCGTCATCGTTCAGTATGGCGGCCAGACTCCCTTGAAGTTGGCTTTGGATCTCGAGGCTAATGGGGTGCCAATTATTGGTACATCACCAGACATGATTGATGCAGCAGAAGATCGCGAGCGTTTCCAGAAGCTATTGCATGAGTTGAATTTGCGTCAGCCGCCTAACCGTACTGCTCGTGCTGAAGATGAAGCTCTCAAACTGGCTGAAGAAATTGGTTACCCATTGGTGGTGCGTCCTTCTTACGTCTTAGGTGGCCGTGCAATGGAAATCGTTCATGACGGCCGTGATCTTGAGCGCTATATGCGTGAAGCGGTCAAAGTGTCTCATGACTCACCAGTATTGCTGGATCGCTTTTTGAATGATGCGATCGAGTGTGATGTGGACTGCATTAGTGACGGTGAGCAGGTATTTATCGGTGGCGTGATGGAGCACATTGAGCAAGCTGGTGTGCACTCAGGTGACTCTGCCTGTTCTTTGCCACCATATTCCTTATCTGACGAAACGATTACAGAAATCAAACGTCAAACTGCAGCAATGGCTAAAGGTTTGAACGTCGTTGGTTTGATGAACGTGCAGTTTGCGATTCAGCACGTCGATGGTAAGGATGTCATCTACGTACTTGAGGTGAACCCGCGTGCCTCTCGTACCGTTCCGTTTGTATCAAAAGCGACTGGTTTGCAGTTAGCGAAGATTGCAGCGCGCTGTATGGTGGGTCAAACTCTAAAACAGCAGGGTATTTTGAATGAAGTGAAGCCAGCTTACTTCTCAGTAAAAGAAGCTGTATTTCCATTCAATAAGTTCCCAGGCATTGATCCGATCCTAGGTCCAGAGATGCGCTCTACCGGCGAGGTGATGGGTGTTGGTAAGACTTTTGGTGAAGCGCTTTTCAAATCCCAATTAGGCGCAGGAATTAAGTTGCCTAAGAGTGGTACCGTGCTCTTGACGGTAAAAGATAGCGATAAGCCAAAGGCAGTTGAAGTTGCTAAACTGTTGCATCAATTGGGATTCCCTATGGTTGCCACTAAAGGTACTGCCGCAGCAATTGAGGCAGTTGGCTTACCGGTACGTGTAGTAAACAAGGTTAAGGATGGTCGCCCACATATTGTTGACTTGATTAAGAATGGTGAGATATCTCTAGTATTTACTACAGTGGATGAGACCCGCACTGCAATTGCAGATTCACGCTCCATTCGTACTAGCGCTCAAGCTAATAATGTGACTTACTACACCACGATTAGTGCAGCACGTGCGGTAATGGATGGCTTGATGACATCGCAAAATGGCAACAAAGGGTCTCTAGAGGTATATTCATTGCAAAATCTACACAAGACTCTCAATTAAATTCAGTGAGGTAAGCAGCATGAACACAATCCCTATTACCAAGCGTGGCGCAGAGCTTCTCAAAGAAGAATTGTATCGCTTAAAGCATGTAGAGCGTCCATCTGTAATTAATGCA from Polynucleobacter duraquae encodes:
- the carB gene encoding carbamoyl-phosphate synthase large subunit: MPKRSDIKSILIIGAGPIVIGQACEFDYSGAQACKALRDEGYKVILVNSNPATIMTDPEMADVTYIEPITWEVVERIIATEKPDAILPTMGGQTALNCALDLHRHGVLEKYGCELIGASPEAIDKAEDRQKFKDAMTKIGLGSAKSGIAHSMDEAHEVQQRIQKETDSLGFPVVIRPSFTMGGSGGGIAYNREEFEEICKRGLDLSPTRELLIEESLLGWKEFEMEVVRDRADNCIIVCSIENLDPMGVHTGDSITVAPAQTLTDKEYQILRNASIAVLREIGVDTGGSNVQFSINPVDGRMIVIEMNPRVSRSSALASKATGFPIAKIAAKLAVGYTLDELKNDITGGATPASFEPSIDYVVTKIPRFAFEKFPQADSRLTTQMKSVGEVMAIGRTFQESFQKALRGLEVGVDGLDEVSTDLDDIIQEIGEPGPDRIWYLADAFRMGMGLDEVYNETKVDPWFLEQIEELITMETELKQRKLDSLSAPELRFIKQKGFSDRRLAKLLNVDASSVRAARHRLKVVPVYKRVDTCAAEFSTNTAYLYSTYEAEHGECESQPSIKDKIMVLGGGPNRIGQGIEFDYCCVHAALAMREDGYETIMVNCNPETVSTDYDTSDRLYFEPLTLEDVLEIVAIEKPKGVIVQYGGQTPLKLALDLEANGVPIIGTSPDMIDAAEDRERFQKLLHELNLRQPPNRTARAEDEALKLAEEIGYPLVVRPSYVLGGRAMEIVHDGRDLERYMREAVKVSHDSPVLLDRFLNDAIECDVDCISDGEQVFIGGVMEHIEQAGVHSGDSACSLPPYSLSDETITEIKRQTAAMAKGLNVVGLMNVQFAIQHVDGKDVIYVLEVNPRASRTVPFVSKATGLQLAKIAARCMVGQTLKQQGILNEVKPAYFSVKEAVFPFNKFPGIDPILGPEMRSTGEVMGVGKTFGEALFKSQLGAGIKLPKSGTVLLTVKDSDKPKAVEVAKLLHQLGFPMVATKGTAAAIEAVGLPVRVVNKVKDGRPHIVDLIKNGEISLVFTTVDETRTAIADSRSIRTSAQANNVTYYTTISAARAVMDGLMTSQNGNKGSLEVYSLQNLHKTLN
- a CDS encoding propionate--CoA ligase; its protein translation is MSYKSEHERSIKDPDGFWGEQAKLIHWEKPFNKVLDYANPPFAKWFEGGLTNLCYNAVDRHLKDRADQIALVAVSTETNLEKAYTFKELYEEVNRIAAIYKANGVQKGDRVLMYMPMIAEACFAMLACARIGAIHSVVFGGFASHSLASRIDDAKPKMIVTAEAGARGGKAVPYKPLLDEAIKLASYKPEKVLIMNRGLTEFTTVAGRDLDYVTERQKHLNDLVPIEWVDATHTSYILYTSGTTGKPKGVQRDTGGYAVALASTMKHIFCGNPGETMFCTSDIGWVVGHSYIIYAPLINGMATILYEGTPLRPDAGIWWELVEKYKVSVMFSAPTAVRVLKKQDPAFLTKYDLSSLRALFLAGEPLDEPTATWIHDAIKKPIVDNYWQTETGWPMLAIQRGVEVMPHKFGSPGVPSFGYNMKLLDDATSEELGPDRKGVIAIEGPLPPGCMQTVWGDDKRFVSTYWETIPGKMIYSTFDWGIKDADGYFFILGRTDDVINVAGHRLGTREIEESISSHPNISEVAVVGIEDKLKGQAAIAFVIPKDASNTATLEAECMKTVDTTLGAIARPGRVYVVTALPKTRSGKIVRRALQAVAEGRDPGDISTMEDQTVLAQIKTIIEQSAKS
- the gloB gene encoding hydroxyacylglutathione hydrolase, producing MVKNTLLQVWPIPAFDDNYLWCIHDGQSALIVDPGDAAPVLQYLEQNKLTLTGILITHHHADHTGGILTLLNTLGLSIPVYGPAAIDIPGRTHAVMEGDKIEVAAPRISLEVYEVPGHTLSHIAYFANMQANVVEPMLFCGDTLFASGCGRLFEGTPTQMSQSLAKFIALPKNTLVYCTHEYTLSNIRFALAVEPNNSNLITWAETAKALRDQRLPTLPTTIGQELQVNPFMRCDQQAVIDAALEVSGEKSLPTPAHVLAVIRAWKDRF
- a CDS encoding transglycosylase SLT domain-containing protein; protein product: MEGSVLMLWRYAAILLISVLTGCASTGDWSSDVPTRQDPRASNAKRVNLKDQSVSDLYAPSSNLWIRIRDGFEMEPMNTPLEIEQVRWLSARPDYVQRSMARSSRYLFYIVQEVNARKMPTEIALLPFVESAFVTHAKSSAKAMGLWQFMPATGKDFRLTQNVFRDERRDVLQSTDAALDYLQRLHKQFGSWDLALAAYNWGAGNVSKAQKRNLAAGLPTDYLSLKMPNETRNYVPKLMAYRQIVLDPKAYGIVLPDLENHPYFVAVDVGSDIDVALVIQLSEIPESEFHSLNPSFNKPVILSNANQQILLPFGHAEVFQENLKKYTKPLSSWTAVQVSKTESVDQAAKTLGVDAETLRAVNGIPKGMRIRAGSTVLVPKTNHRPGDISVALAENGSLNLLKSAPSTPKNCAKGAKCPVVKTGKAATKGNSSANNAANQHKSASTGLAKSAKNGSSNTTSSTPKASTSKGASKIQ
- the carA gene encoding glutamine-hydrolyzing carbamoyl-phosphate synthase small subunit, with product MLPSFPPAVLALADGTLFPGLSIGCPGETTGEVVFNTALTGYQEIITDPSYSRQIVTLTYPHIGNVGVNGQDAESDQIHAAGLVVKDLSKRVSNFRSEETLDSYLIKAGVVGISGIDTRKLTRILRDKGAQSGAIVAGKMGDDAEVLGKKALELAKAFPGMAGLDLAKVVTTKSLYQWREAEWDLHGPDGKPAYRSLDTRKPIKKVVAYDFGVKRNILRMLTERGCELTIVPAQTSAAEVLAMNPDGVFFSNGPGDPGPCDYAIAAAKEIIEKGVPTFGICLGHQIMGLAAGAKTLKMKFGHHGANHPVKDLDTGRVAITSQNHGFAVDANTLPDNIRVTHVSLFDGSLQGLAWKDKPALCFQGHPEASPGPHDIAYLFDRFVELMNAAAVSNKGGK